AGGGACTCGTGCGCACGTCGGGCTTGGGCGATACCCCGCGATCCCTGCCGCCGCTCGCATCGACCGATGCCGTCATCATCGGCGACGCCGTGCTGACCCGGCTTGACCTCTTGATCTTTGCCGTCGCGGTCACCGTCATGCTGCTGCTCTTTGGCATGTTCACCTACACGCGCGTGGGCCGGGCCATGCGCGCCGTGGGCATGAACCCCAAGGCGGCGCGGCTGACGGGCGTGAACCTGACTCGCATCCGCATGATGGTATGGGCGCTGTCGGGTCTGATCTCAGCCATCGCCGCGCTGCTCATCACGCCGAAGATCCTCATCACGCCCGACATTGGCCACATCGCCATCCTGGCCTATGCCGCCGCCATCGTGGGCGGCATCACCAGCCTGCCGGGCGCGGTGGTCGGCGGATTCGTGATCGGCATCGCCGAGAACCTGGTGGGGCTGTTCATTTCGACCAACGCCATCGTGGTGGCGCCGTTCGTGGCGATCATGGTCGTGCTGCTGCTACGCCCGCAAGGGTTGCTGGGCGGCAAACTGCAGGTGAAAAAAGTATGAGCAACAAGATCGATCGAATCCTGCTGGCGCTCATGGCTGTCGTGCTCGCGGCGCTGCCGTTCATGGCAAGCGGTTATGTCATCTACGTCGTCAATTTGCTGATGGTGTTCGTGGTGCTGGCGCTGGGCCTGCATCTGGTCATCGGCGAAACCGGGCAGTTTGCGTTGTCGCACGCGGCCTTCTACGGCGTCGGCATCTACACGGCTGGCCTCATCAACAATCTGTGGCATCCGCCCTTCTTCGTCTCCATCATCGCGGGCGGACTGCTGGCCGCCGCGCTGGGCTACCTGATCGGCGCACTTGCGCTACGCATGCGCGACATCTATTTGGCCCTGTCCACGTTTGCGTTTGGTGAAGCGATGCAGTGGGTGTTCCTGAACTGGCAATCAGTCACCAACGGGTCCAACGGATTCCGCATCTCTCCCGCCACGCTGTTCGGTTACGAACTGGTATCGGACGTAAAGGCCTACCCCTTCGTCGTCGTGATCGCCGCGCTGCTGCTGTGGGCCACCGTTGCCTTGTCGCGCTCGCAACTGGGATCCGCGTTTCGCGCCGTACGCGAAAGCGACATTGCGGCGCAGGCGATGGGCGTGAACGTCAACGCCATCAAGCGCACCGCGTTCACGCTGTCGGCCGCCTACGCCGGCATCGCCGGCGGCATGTACACGCTGTTCGCGTCGTTCATCCATCCGGAGAGTCTGGGATTCCAAACGACCATCCTGATCCTGACCATGGTCGTGGTCGGCGGGATCGGTTCCGTGCGTGGCGCCATCGCCGGGGCCCTGGCCTTCGGGTTGATTTCGGAACTGCTGCGCCAGGCACTGTCCTTCCAGGAAATCATCTACGGCTTCATCCTGATGGGCTTCATGATGTTCGCGCCCAAGGGCCTGTTCGCCGGCCGCGCGGCCCGTCGCGCGCCGCCGCCGGCAGCGCCCTTGCCCGCAGCATCGCGGGCGGCCGCCACTGCGTCCAAGTCCCCTCAAAGGAGCGCGGCATGAGCACCCATCCCTACCTGGACGTGCAAGGCCTGACGGTGAAGTTCGGCGGCCTGACCGCCATCAACGGGTTGTCCATGCAGGTGGAGCGCGGCCGCATCCATGCGCTGATCGGCCCCAACGGCGCCGGCAAGTCGACGACGTTCAACTGCATATCGCGCTACTACCGTCCCACGAGCGGCAGCATCACGTTCAACGGCGCCGACATCACGGGCAAGAAGCCGCACGAGATGGCGGCGCTGGGCGTGGCGCGCACCTTCCAGAACCTCGAACTTTTTGGCGCGCTGACCGTGCGCGAGAACGCACTGCTGGGCACGTACGCGCACGGCGCGAACAGCGCGGGCAAGTTGCTGCGGCCCGCCGCGGCCGAGGCACGGGAGCGCGTGGAACATCTGCTGGAGCGCGTCGGCTTGGCCGACTTCCTGGATACGCCTGCGTGCAGCCTGGACTTCGGGCGCCAGAAGATGCTGGAGCTGGCACGCGCGCTGGCGATTTCGCCGCAGCTGCTGTTGCTGGACGAACCCGCCGCGGGGCTGCGCAATCGCGAAATCGAAACGCTGGACCGGCTGTTGACCGAACTGTGCGAACGCGACGGCATCACCGTGCTGCTGGTGGAACACGTGATGCAACTGGTGATGTCGATATCGGATCGCATCACCGTCATGTCGTTTGGCGAGAAGATCGCCGAGGGCACGCCCGGGGAGGTGCGCAGCAACCCCCGCGTCATCGAAGCCTATCTGGGCAAGGGAGCAGCCGGTGGCTGAGATTCTGCTGGAAGTCGATGCGGTGTCGGCCGCCTACGGCAACATCCGCGCACTGCAGGACGTATCGCTGAAAGTCCCGCAAG
The DNA window shown above is from Achromobacter spanius and carries:
- a CDS encoding branched-chain amino acid ABC transporter permease, giving the protein MSFADTWLFLQQGVLSGLVTGSVYALLAVAVVIIFKTTDVPNFAQGEIFMVGGYIALFLILVMGWPYLAVIPVTLVGVAVLSGLFQRVVMERVIASKGVGVQMVIATLGLAYALKGLVRTSGLGDTPRSLPPLASTDAVIIGDAVLTRLDLLIFAVAVTVMLLLFGMFTYTRVGRAMRAVGMNPKAARLTGVNLTRIRMMVWALSGLISAIAALLITPKILITPDIGHIAILAYAAAIVGGITSLPGAVVGGFVIGIAENLVGLFISTNAIVVAPFVAIMVVLLLRPQGLLGGKLQVKKV
- a CDS encoding branched-chain amino acid ABC transporter permease, which gives rise to MSNKIDRILLALMAVVLAALPFMASGYVIYVVNLLMVFVVLALGLHLVIGETGQFALSHAAFYGVGIYTAGLINNLWHPPFFVSIIAGGLLAAALGYLIGALALRMRDIYLALSTFAFGEAMQWVFLNWQSVTNGSNGFRISPATLFGYELVSDVKAYPFVVVIAALLLWATVALSRSQLGSAFRAVRESDIAAQAMGVNVNAIKRTAFTLSAAYAGIAGGMYTLFASFIHPESLGFQTTILILTMVVVGGIGSVRGAIAGALAFGLISELLRQALSFQEIIYGFILMGFMMFAPKGLFAGRAARRAPPPAAPLPAASRAAATASKSPQRSAA
- a CDS encoding ABC transporter ATP-binding protein; the protein is MSTHPYLDVQGLTVKFGGLTAINGLSMQVERGRIHALIGPNGAGKSTTFNCISRYYRPTSGSITFNGADITGKKPHEMAALGVARTFQNLELFGALTVRENALLGTYAHGANSAGKLLRPAAAEARERVEHLLERVGLADFLDTPACSLDFGRQKMLELARALAISPQLLLLDEPAAGLRNREIETLDRLLTELCERDGITVLLVEHVMQLVMSISDRITVMSFGEKIAEGTPGEVRSNPRVIEAYLGKGAAGG